The following are from one region of the Nicotiana tabacum cultivar K326 chromosome 3, ASM71507v2, whole genome shotgun sequence genome:
- the LOC107758959 gene encoding uncharacterized protein LOC107758959, producing the protein MSGSHHAPPELDSVNGDSLASTPRSENYHHHMYDDTTAPQPRARFMCSFGGKIILRPHDNQLRYVGGDTRIVAVNRHTTFAALLGKLSKLAGNCNINIKYQLPNEDLDALITVTTDEDVENLMEEYDRLTQNQKSARLRFFLFPNDSGSRASTISSILDGSAKREQWFIDALNGGPGSATGLERGRSEVSSIVSEVPDYLFGLDAAEDPPRESRFGKNKNISDPGSPAPPIVSSPYCSVSSTMTSSAMTMIPDLPPVKTKPDKPNPVTESKETPVQRQQPSYPGSPLWHYPAPTVQTIPVYYVPGPVHQPGSIPVQSIPMRAPYIHPFPVSPNQLPVGYPPVSSMGQVYSGMRPVMGVDPNERSAAARVVTEGMNQQMYYGVRNSGVVPGYGGPVGEEMQGPGNDGKAGRVSQ; encoded by the coding sequence ATGAGCGGGTCACATCACGCGCCGCCGGAGTTAGACTCCGTCAACGGCGACTCATTAGCCTCCACGCCTCGCTCCGAGAACTACCATCACCACATGTATGACGACACCACCGCTCCACAACCACGTGCCCGTTTCATGTGCAGCTTCGGTGGCAAAATCATCCTCAGGCCACACGACAACCAACTCCGCTACGTCGGCGGCGACACTCGAATCGTTGCCGTGAACCGCCACACTACCTTCGCAGCTCTCCTAGGAAAACTCTCAAAATTGGCTGGAAATTGCAACATTAACATCAAATACCAGCTCCCTAACGAGGACCTCGACGCTTTAATAACCGTCACAACCGATGAAGATGTAGAGAATTTAATGGAAGAATATGATCGGCTAACTCAGAATCAGAAATCCGCTCGGCTACGGTTCTTCCTTTTTCCTAACGATTCAGGCTCTAGAGCCAGCACTATCAGCTCCATCCTTGACGGTTCAGCTAAACGAGAGCAATGGTTTATTGACGCTCTTAATGGTGGACCGGGTTCAGCTACGGGTTTAGAGCGTGGGCGGTCCGAAGTATCGTCTATTGTTTCTGAAGTTCCGGATTATTTGTTTGGGTTGGATGCTGCTGAAGATCCGCCCCGTGAATCAAGATTCGGGAAAAATAAGAATATTTCGGATCCGGGTTCACCCGCTCCACCCATTGTTTCTTCCCCGTATTGTTCTGTATCATCAACAATGACATCTTCTGCTATGACAATGATCCCGGATCTACCACCCGTTAAAACAAAGCCCGATAAGCCAAACCCGGTAACTGAATCCAAAGAGACGCCGGTTCAACGGCAACAACCAAGTTATCCTGGTAGTCCGCTTTGGCATTACCCGGCACCAACGGTGCAAACAATACCCGTTTACTATGTTCCAGGTCCGGTTCATCAACCCGGGAGCATTCCGGTTCAGTCCATTCCAATGCGGGCTCCATATATTCATCCTTTCCCTGTTTCTCCTAATCAGTTACCGGTCGGGTATCCACCAGTTTCAAGTATGGGGCAAGTTTACAGTGGAATGAGGCCGGTAATGGGTGTTGACCCGAATGAACGTTCTGCTGCTGCAAGGGTTGTTACAGAAGGAATGAATCAGCAAATGTACTATGGAGTTAGGAATTCTGGAGTTGTTCCGGGTTATGGAGGTCCGGTTGGTGAAGAAATGCAGGGACCCGGAAATGATGGAAAGGCGGGTCGGGTCTCCCAATAA